From Frankiales bacterium, a single genomic window includes:
- a CDS encoding helix-turn-helix domain-containing protein, whose protein sequence is MAFASRVTRRERGPAQADSSRRRVLDLLDASDRPLTITEITSGTGLHANTARYHLALLADMGRVEAVREDRTLPGRPKLLYKSSSHGEPTDPYRMLAAELAAGIAGEEPGTSPGVAAGRRLARSQREKVAPGGVAVTMQDSVTMAVEGLEVLGFETTTDPLGDRLYLSHCPFADLAREDRAICRLHQDMLDGFFGELDSGVTLRRLDTFVKDDLCVAHLNRPDLRPAPEPSTAQDAPPTLGAVT, encoded by the coding sequence ATGGCGTTCGCCAGTCGTGTCACCCGACGCGAGCGTGGCCCCGCTCAGGCTGACTCCTCTCGACGCCGGGTCCTCGACCTGCTCGATGCCTCTGATCGTCCCCTGACCATCACCGAGATCACTTCCGGTACCGGTCTGCACGCGAACACCGCCCGTTACCACCTCGCGCTGCTGGCTGATATGGGGCGCGTCGAGGCGGTGCGTGAGGACCGGACTCTCCCGGGACGGCCGAAGCTGCTCTACAAATCGTCCTCGCATGGTGAGCCGACTGATCCTTACCGCATGTTGGCCGCGGAGCTCGCAGCGGGGATTGCGGGCGAGGAGCCCGGTACGTCGCCGGGCGTGGCGGCGGGTCGCCGACTGGCACGCAGCCAGCGCGAGAAGGTCGCGCCCGGCGGTGTCGCAGTCACCATGCAGGACAGCGTCACGATGGCGGTCGAGGGCCTCGAGGTGCTCGGCTTCGAGACGACGACCGACCCCCTCGGCGACCGCTTGTACCTGTCGCATTGCCCGTTCGCCGATCTGGCCCGTGAGGACCGGGCGATCTGCCGGCTGCACCAGGACATGCTCGACGGATTCTTCGGCGAACTCGATTCCGGTGTGACCCTGCGCCGGCTCGACACCTTCGTCAAGGATGACTTGTGTGTCGCCCACCTGAACCGCCCCGACCTGCGCCCGGCCCCTGAGCCGTCCACAGCGCAGGACGCACCACCGACCTTGGGAGCAGTGACGTGA
- a CDS encoding MFS transporter, giving the protein MTVTTPEARKGSEWLSDWDPEDEATWNSSLAWRTLSISTFALTLAFCTWFLASAIAPNLTNLGFKLDKNQLYWLVAMPGLAGGTLRLVWMWLPPVIGTRKLVTLTTALLLIPLIGWGIAVQNPSTSYTTFLILAFLSGIGGGAFSGFMPSTSYFFPRRKQGTALGLQAGIGNFGVSIVQFVTPWIIGFSLLGVLGASQKFHDPANNTDHPVWEQNAAFIYVPFVIVAAVLAWTMLKSVPVCANFRQQLDIFTNIDTWFMTALYIMTFGTFAGLSAQFGLLIKNLYGAGNTAIVATAADGSTSVLVPGYTVPLALSFAFLGPLVGAATRVAFAPLTDRHGGARWTLISGIGILLSLLFTMLHVNPDPAQGAAALTSEFHAFLVGFIAIFFFTGIGNASTFKQMPMIFERRQAGGVIGWTSAIAAYGPFFFGVGLAIANITAFFTLGVVFAAACIVLTWVRYARPGAPKPS; this is encoded by the coding sequence ATGACCGTCACCACCCCTGAGGCCCGCAAGGGCAGCGAGTGGCTGTCCGACTGGGACCCCGAGGACGAGGCGACGTGGAACTCGTCGCTCGCCTGGCGAACCCTGTCCATCTCCACGTTCGCGCTCACCCTGGCGTTCTGCACGTGGTTCCTCGCCAGCGCGATCGCCCCCAACCTGACCAACCTCGGGTTCAAGCTCGACAAGAACCAGCTGTACTGGCTCGTCGCCATGCCCGGCCTCGCCGGCGGCACGCTGCGCCTGGTGTGGATGTGGCTCCCGCCCGTCATCGGGACGCGCAAACTCGTCACGCTGACCACCGCGTTGCTGCTCATCCCGCTCATCGGGTGGGGCATCGCTGTGCAGAACCCGTCCACCAGCTACACGACGTTCCTGATCCTGGCGTTCCTGTCCGGCATCGGCGGTGGAGCGTTCTCCGGCTTCATGCCGAGCACGTCGTACTTCTTCCCTCGGCGTAAGCAGGGCACCGCGCTTGGCCTGCAGGCCGGCATCGGCAACTTCGGCGTCTCCATCGTCCAGTTCGTGACGCCGTGGATCATCGGCTTCTCACTGCTCGGCGTCCTCGGTGCGTCGCAGAAGTTCCACGACCCCGCGAACAACACCGACCACCCGGTCTGGGAGCAGAACGCCGCCTTCATCTACGTGCCGTTCGTGATCGTGGCCGCGGTGCTCGCCTGGACCATGCTCAAGAGCGTGCCGGTGTGCGCCAACTTCCGCCAGCAGCTCGACATCTTCACCAACATCGACACCTGGTTCATGACCGCCCTGTACATCATGACCTTCGGCACCTTCGCCGGGCTCTCCGCCCAGTTCGGACTCCTCATCAAGAACCTCTACGGCGCCGGCAACACCGCGATCGTCGCGACAGCCGCCGACGGCTCCACATCGGTGCTGGTCCCCGGGTACACCGTCCCTCTGGCGCTCTCGTTCGCCTTCCTCGGCCCGCTCGTCGGCGCAGCGACCCGAGTGGCGTTCGCCCCGCTCACCGACAGGCACGGCGGCGCGCGGTGGACCCTCATCTCCGGCATCGGGATCCTGCTCTCGCTGCTGTTCACCATGCTGCACGTGAACCCCGACCCGGCACAGGGCGCAGCGGCGCTCACCAGCGAGTTCCACGCGTTCCTGGTCGGTTTCATCGCTATCTTCTTCTTCACCGGGATTGGCAACGCGTCGACCTTCAAGCAGATGCCGATGATCTTCGAGCGCCGTCAGGCCGGTGGCGTCATCGGATGGACGTCCGCCATCGCGGCCTACGGACCCTTCTTCTTCGGTGTCGGCCTGGCCATCGCGAACATCACCGCGTTCTTCACCCTGGGCGTCGTGTTCGCCGCGGCGTGCATCGTGCTCACCTGGGTCCGCTACGCACGACCAGGCGCACCCAAGCCCTCCTGA
- a CDS encoding IS110 family transposase: MDVLFDRVAGLDIGKKIVVVCVRTPGERGRRRSEVRTFRTMTRHIDVLGDWLIEEGVQVAAMESTATYWKPVFYGLEDRLECWLLNAAHMKAVPGRKTDVRDAEWIAQLLEHGLVKPSFVPPPSIRRLRNLTRYRVQLMADRTRAADRLEKVLEDASIKLTSVASNITGASSREMLAALVSGERDASMMADLAHSTLRRKIPDLTEALTGRFDDHHALLVGAMLRQLDLADEALARLDAQIVAEMAPWQHQLDLLQTIPGIGKVVSQVIIAETGADMARFGSPEALSAWAGVAPAVHESAGKRTPAGSRQGNKWLTSSLVEASHSAARTKDTYLAAQYARLASRRGAKRAAVAVAHSMLVSAYWMLVRDEPYQDLGPDWLNKRNDQAHARRLVAQLERLGHTVVLDPVA; the protein is encoded by the coding sequence ATGGATGTTCTGTTCGATCGAGTCGCTGGGCTCGATATCGGCAAGAAGATCGTGGTGGTGTGCGTGCGCACGCCGGGCGAGCGTGGTCGTCGTCGTTCGGAGGTCCGCACGTTCCGGACCATGACCCGCCACATCGACGTGCTCGGTGATTGGTTGATCGAGGAGGGTGTGCAGGTCGCGGCGATGGAGTCGACTGCCACGTATTGGAAGCCGGTGTTCTACGGGTTGGAGGACCGGCTCGAGTGCTGGTTGCTCAACGCCGCTCACATGAAGGCGGTCCCTGGGCGCAAGACCGATGTCCGGGACGCGGAGTGGATCGCCCAGCTGCTCGAGCACGGGCTGGTCAAGCCGTCGTTCGTGCCGCCCCCGTCGATCCGTCGGCTGCGCAACCTCACCCGCTACCGGGTGCAGCTGATGGCGGATCGGACTCGAGCCGCGGACCGGTTGGAGAAGGTGCTCGAGGACGCCTCGATCAAGCTCACCTCGGTCGCGTCGAACATCACCGGTGCCTCGTCGAGGGAGATGCTCGCGGCGTTGGTGTCCGGGGAGCGCGATGCGTCGATGATGGCCGATCTCGCGCACTCCACGCTGCGGCGCAAGATCCCCGACCTGACCGAGGCGTTGACCGGCCGGTTCGATGACCATCACGCGCTGCTGGTCGGGGCGATGCTGCGTCAGCTCGACCTTGCCGACGAGGCACTTGCCCGCCTTGACGCGCAGATCGTCGCGGAGATGGCGCCCTGGCAGCACCAGCTGGACCTGCTGCAGACCATCCCCGGCATCGGGAAGGTCGTCTCGCAGGTCATCATCGCCGAGACCGGCGCGGACATGGCCAGGTTCGGTTCGCCCGAGGCTCTCAGCGCATGGGCCGGGGTCGCGCCCGCAGTCCACGAGTCCGCCGGCAAGCGAACCCCTGCCGGGTCGCGGCAGGGCAACAAGTGGCTCACCTCGTCGCTGGTCGAGGCCTCGCACTCCGCGGCCAGGACCAAGGACACCTACCTGGCCGCCCAGTACGCCCGACTGGCATCGCGGCGAGGCGCCAAACGTGCAGCAGTCGCGGTCGCTCACTCCATGCTGGTGTCGGCCTACTGGATGCTGGTCCGTGACGAGCCCTACCAGGACCTCGGTCCCGACTGGCTGAACAAGCGAAACGACCAGGCGCACGCACGCCGCCTGGTCGCGCAGCTCGAACGCCTCGGCCACACGGTCGTTCTCGATCCCGTCGCCTGA
- a CDS encoding DUF2249 domain-containing protein: MDIRIDSGLDSTTSSGGCAGGTCTCGKGDAATPVLDVRAIPAAVRHAAVHGALGAIPVSGSIVLAAPHEPLPLLAELEELHPGEFAVSYVERGPKTWLLKFTRQQ, translated from the coding sequence ATGGACATCCGCATCGACTCCGGCCTCGACTCCACCACCTCGTCCGGCGGCTGCGCCGGTGGCACCTGCACGTGCGGGAAGGGTGACGCAGCAACGCCCGTGCTGGACGTGCGCGCGATCCCGGCCGCCGTGCGGCACGCCGCTGTGCACGGCGCGCTCGGCGCGATCCCAGTGTCGGGCTCGATCGTGCTGGCCGCACCGCACGAGCCGCTCCCGCTGCTGGCCGAGCTCGAGGAACTGCACCCTGGCGAGTTCGCCGTCAGCTACGTCGAGCGCGGGCCGAAGACGTGGCTCCTGAAGTTCACCCGTCAGCAGTGA
- a CDS encoding MFS transporter: MSLAATGVILEQPATTQGPPTPGRYRVLVTSTIAFTLMFAVWLQFGILGLPIQKEFGLSDTAFYWLTALPVLNGAIWRLGTGILADRWGGRIVMTGLLLLAAVPTYLLAGTHNPTMLFVLAFLIGFAGNSFSSGIAWNSAWFPRSQQGFALGVFGAGNVGASVTKLIGPAIIAGTAGAAYFGGFVSGGWRLVPVIYAVALVIMAAVLWFVAPKPDRTPGKTIPLRVQLLPLKHLRVWRFSLYYVAVFGAYVALSSALPKYYETQYGVELWQAGLLTALFIFPASLLRPVGGWMSDKIGARRIMYWTFGLMLFSTGVLMMPSGFITIDVATSKAADGTAEILPWHLGLWAFTFFVVLLGCSMGVGKAAVYKHIPEYFPKDVGAVGGLVGMLGALGGFFLLPVFGYAVELTGIPTALFGVLFLLTLVCTLWMHLTVVHMLHRNAPDLTDDFEQPVLETTSTR, from the coding sequence ATGAGTCTCGCTGCCACCGGGGTCATCCTCGAGCAGCCAGCGACCACGCAGGGTCCCCCGACGCCGGGGCGCTACCGGGTGCTCGTGACCTCGACGATCGCGTTCACGCTCATGTTCGCGGTCTGGCTGCAGTTCGGGATCCTCGGCCTCCCGATCCAGAAGGAGTTCGGTCTCTCCGACACGGCCTTCTACTGGCTGACGGCGCTGCCCGTCCTCAACGGTGCGATCTGGCGTCTGGGGACCGGCATCCTCGCCGACCGCTGGGGTGGCCGGATCGTCATGACCGGCCTCCTGCTCCTCGCGGCGGTCCCGACCTACCTGCTGGCCGGAACCCACAACCCGACGATGCTCTTCGTCCTGGCGTTCCTCATCGGCTTCGCCGGCAACTCGTTCAGCTCGGGCATCGCCTGGAACAGCGCCTGGTTCCCGCGCTCGCAGCAGGGCTTCGCGCTCGGGGTCTTCGGGGCCGGCAACGTCGGCGCGTCGGTCACCAAGCTGATCGGACCGGCGATCATCGCCGGCACCGCTGGTGCGGCGTACTTCGGCGGCTTCGTCAGCGGCGGCTGGCGTCTCGTCCCGGTGATCTACGCCGTCGCCCTCGTGATCATGGCCGCGGTGCTCTGGTTCGTCGCACCCAAGCCCGACCGCACACCGGGGAAGACGATCCCGCTCCGGGTGCAGCTGCTGCCGCTCAAGCACCTGCGCGTGTGGCGCTTTAGCCTCTATTACGTCGCCGTCTTCGGCGCCTACGTCGCGCTGTCGTCCGCGCTGCCCAAGTACTACGAGACCCAGTACGGGGTGGAGCTCTGGCAGGCCGGTCTGCTGACCGCGCTGTTCATCTTCCCCGCGTCGCTGCTGCGGCCGGTCGGGGGCTGGATGTCGGACAAGATCGGCGCCCGCCGGATCATGTACTGGACCTTCGGCCTGATGCTGTTCTCGACCGGTGTCCTCATGATGCCCAGCGGTTTCATCACCATCGACGTCGCCACGAGCAAGGCCGCCGACGGTACCGCCGAGATCCTCCCCTGGCACCTCGGCCTCTGGGCCTTCACCTTCTTCGTCGTCCTGCTCGGCTGCTCGATGGGCGTCGGCAAGGCGGCCGTCTACAAGCACATCCCCGAGTACTTCCCCAAGGACGTCGGTGCCGTCGGCGGCCTGGTCGGGATGCTCGGCGCGCTCGGCGGCTTCTTCCTGCTGCCGGTCTTCGGCTACGCCGTGGAGCTCACCGGGATCCCCACCGCGCTGTTCGGCGTGCTGTTCCTGCTGACGCTGGTCTGCACGCTCTGGATGCACCTCACCGTCGTCCACATGCTCCACCGCAACGCACCCGACCTGACCGACGACTTCGAGCAGCCCGTGCTCGAGACCACGTCCACCCGCTGA
- a CDS encoding molybdopterin molybdenumtransferase MoeA translates to MTAVLAHLAPYGVLVSPSWDEARVAAHGAGTPLGSETVALHQAHRRTLACDVRAATDLPPFLSSAMDGWAVCGSGPWVLVGSVLAGFAHGARLCDGDAVGIATGAAVPDGATAVVRREDGVVVDGLLRAEAVAGRHLRPAGEEAPEGSLLIAAGSVLGPAHLGLAAAAGADTVDVVRRPTARVLVLGDELLDAGTPGDGRVRDALGPQVPAWLERLGVDCVGVTRVQDTLDAHLVALDSADDVDLVVTTGGTAAGPADHVHRAIAARSGSLIVDSVAVRPGHPMLLAMLPGRRWLVGLPGNPQAAVAALLTLGGPLVAALLGRPLPVLGAAISPVDVSAPPHATRLVLAALGPDGVEPTTHHGSGMLRGLAVADGYLVVPAGGSTAGQVLRWLPLPP, encoded by the coding sequence ATGACTGCCGTCCTCGCCCACCTCGCGCCCTACGGCGTCCTCGTCTCGCCTTCGTGGGACGAGGCGCGCGTCGCGGCACACGGGGCTGGAACACCGCTCGGCAGCGAGACCGTCGCGCTGCATCAGGCGCACCGCAGGACGCTCGCGTGCGACGTCCGTGCCGCCACCGACCTCCCGCCGTTCCTCTCCTCGGCTATGGACGGCTGGGCGGTCTGCGGCTCGGGGCCCTGGGTCCTCGTCGGGTCCGTACTCGCCGGCTTCGCTCACGGAGCGCGGCTCTGTGACGGCGACGCGGTCGGTATCGCAACGGGCGCGGCGGTTCCCGATGGCGCGACCGCGGTCGTGCGCCGGGAGGACGGCGTCGTCGTCGACGGCCTCCTGCGCGCGGAAGCGGTCGCAGGTCGACACCTGCGACCGGCCGGGGAGGAGGCGCCCGAGGGGTCGCTGCTCATCGCCGCCGGCTCCGTCCTCGGGCCGGCGCACCTCGGTCTCGCGGCCGCAGCGGGTGCCGACACGGTGGACGTCGTACGTCGACCGACGGCACGGGTCCTCGTGCTCGGCGATGAGCTCCTCGACGCCGGGACTCCCGGCGACGGGCGAGTGCGGGACGCTCTGGGTCCCCAGGTGCCGGCGTGGCTCGAGCGGCTCGGCGTCGACTGCGTCGGCGTGACGCGCGTGCAGGACACGCTCGACGCGCATCTCGTGGCACTCGACTCTGCGGACGACGTGGATCTCGTGGTCACGACCGGTGGCACAGCCGCCGGCCCGGCCGATCACGTGCACCGCGCGATCGCGGCCCGATCGGGCTCCCTCATCGTCGACTCGGTCGCCGTGCGACCGGGGCACCCGATGCTGCTCGCGATGCTGCCCGGCCGGCGCTGGCTCGTCGGCCTGCCCGGCAACCCGCAGGCGGCCGTCGCGGCGCTCCTCACTCTCGGTGGCCCACTGGTCGCCGCATTGCTGGGTCGACCGCTGCCCGTGCTGGGCGCCGCCATCAGTCCGGTCGACGTGTCTGCGCCCCCGCACGCGACCCGCCTCGTCCTCGCCGCGCTCGGGCCTGACGGTGTCGAGCCGACGACCCACCACGGCTCGGGAATGCTTCGCGGCCTCGCGGTCGCCGACGGCTATCTCGTCGTCCCTGCAGGAGGCAGCACCGCGGGGCAGGTGCTGCGCTGGCTGCCGCTGCCTCCATGA